In Actinoplanes derwentensis, the following proteins share a genomic window:
- a CDS encoding amino acid ABC transporter ATP-binding protein yields MLLSCHEVRKVFGENVILDGLSLDVGEHEVVALIGASGSGKSTLLRCVNLLTDIDDGTIHLDGDEITDPKADPDEVRQRIGLVFQSYNLFPHMTVLDNITLAPVRVHKKPLKEAREQAMQWLDRVGLADKSGAYPDRLSGGQQQRVAIVRALVNNPRLLLLDEVTSALDPELVGEVLTMIRDLKGEGMTMVLATHEMGFAKQVADRVAFLDGGKVLEQGPPEQVLGDPVEARTRQFLARIIEAGRL; encoded by the coding sequence GTGCTGCTCTCCTGTCACGAGGTCCGCAAGGTCTTCGGCGAGAACGTCATCCTCGACGGGCTCAGCCTGGACGTCGGCGAGCACGAGGTGGTGGCCCTGATCGGCGCCTCCGGCTCGGGCAAGTCGACCCTGCTGCGCTGCGTCAACCTGCTCACCGACATCGACGACGGCACGATCCACCTGGACGGCGACGAGATCACCGACCCGAAGGCCGATCCGGACGAGGTGCGCCAGCGGATCGGGCTGGTGTTCCAGAGCTACAACCTGTTCCCGCACATGACAGTGCTGGACAACATCACCCTGGCTCCGGTACGCGTACACAAAAAGCCGTTGAAAGAAGCCCGTGAGCAGGCGATGCAGTGGCTGGACCGGGTCGGGTTGGCGGACAAGTCGGGCGCCTATCCGGACCGGCTCTCCGGCGGCCAGCAACAGCGGGTCGCCATCGTCCGGGCCCTGGTCAACAACCCGCGCCTGCTGCTGCTCGACGAGGTCACCTCGGCGCTCGACCCGGAGCTGGTCGGCGAGGTGCTCACCATGATCCGTGACCTCAAGGGCGAGGGCATGACCATGGTGCTGGCCACCCACGAGATGGGTTTCGCCAAACAGGTGGCCGACCGGGTGGCGTTCCTGGACGGCGGCAAGGTCCTCGAACAGGGGCCGCCCGAGCAGGTGCTCGGCGACCCCGTCGAAGCCCGGACCAGGCAGTTCCTGGCCCGCATCATCGAAGCAGGAAGGCTTTAG
- a CDS encoding amino acid ABC transporter permease yields MPSARQQERVAYRRGRAIRSVLLAATSTAVVGTLLVVGITGAPGWERVKESFFDPDTAVRYLPQILEGLWLNLKLLVVCATLAMALGLLVAVLRTLRGPVTFPVRALATGYTYSFRGLPLIIVIYLFAFGIPGLRLQGTPDVLWLGAGAIIVTYGAYLAEVFRAGIESVHPSQIAAARSLGLSYRQAMRHVVLPQAVRRVSPPLLNDTVALQKDVGLISLAGPIDAIRAAQIGVAQDADFTPYIVAGVLFVLLALPLIAVTDWVTLRAARRQNAGN; encoded by the coding sequence ATACCCAGCGCACGGCAACAGGAACGGGTCGCATACCGCCGGGGGCGGGCGATCCGTTCCGTTCTGCTGGCCGCCACATCGACGGCCGTCGTCGGAACACTGCTCGTCGTCGGCATCACCGGCGCGCCCGGCTGGGAACGGGTCAAGGAGTCCTTCTTCGACCCGGACACCGCCGTCCGATACCTGCCGCAGATCCTCGAGGGCCTCTGGCTCAACCTGAAACTGCTGGTGGTCTGCGCGACCCTGGCGATGGCGCTCGGGCTGCTGGTGGCGGTGCTGCGCACCCTGCGCGGACCGGTCACCTTCCCGGTACGGGCGCTGGCGACCGGGTACACGTACTCGTTCCGTGGTCTGCCGTTGATCATCGTGATCTACCTGTTCGCCTTCGGCATTCCCGGCCTGCGGTTGCAGGGCACCCCGGACGTGCTGTGGCTGGGCGCCGGGGCGATCATCGTGACCTACGGCGCCTACCTGGCCGAGGTGTTCCGGGCCGGCATCGAATCGGTGCACCCGAGCCAGATCGCGGCGGCCCGTTCGCTCGGGCTGAGCTACCGGCAGGCGATGCGGCACGTGGTACTGCCGCAAGCGGTCCGCCGGGTGTCTCCGCCGCTGCTCAACGACACCGTGGCCCTGCAGAAGGACGTCGGCCTGATCTCCCTCGCGGGACCGATCGACGCGATCCGGGCCGCCCAGATCGGGGTGGCCCAGGACGCCGACTTCACCCCGTACATCGTTGCCGGGGTGCTGTTCGTCCTGCTCGCCCTGCCGCTGATCGCGGTCACCGACTGGGTGACCCTGCGCGCGGCCCGTCGCCAGAACGCGGGGAACTAG
- a CDS encoding ABC transporter substrate-binding protein yields MVSRIPSVALGGAALLLASVTACSPMEENSPSATSGPSSSAAATCAPADLKTLAAGKLTIGTDNPAYGPWFSDNKPANGKGFESAVAYQVAERLGYQQSDVVWTDVTFLNAVAPGPKTYDIDVNQFSITDERKAAVDFSSPYYLVRQAVITTKGSKIAGAKSLADLKTAKLGAQVGTTSYQALTEVIKPSADPSVFNNNDDAKKALENGTVDGIVVDLPTAFYMTGAELDNGVIVGQLPQVGVPEQFGIVLDKNSPLTGCVSKAVDQLRNDGTLAVLEKTWLAGSDGAPELS; encoded by the coding sequence ATGGTCAGCCGAATCCCCTCCGTGGCCCTCGGTGGCGCAGCGCTGCTGCTCGCCAGCGTGACGGCCTGCTCCCCGATGGAAGAAAACAGCCCCTCCGCCACGTCGGGCCCATCGTCCTCCGCCGCCGCGACCTGCGCTCCGGCGGACCTGAAGACGCTCGCCGCCGGCAAGCTCACGATCGGAACCGACAACCCGGCGTACGGCCCGTGGTTCAGCGACAACAAGCCGGCGAACGGCAAGGGCTTCGAGTCCGCCGTGGCCTATCAGGTCGCCGAGCGCCTGGGTTACCAGCAGTCCGACGTGGTCTGGACCGATGTGACGTTCCTCAACGCGGTCGCGCCCGGGCCCAAGACGTACGACATCGACGTCAACCAGTTCTCGATCACCGACGAGCGCAAGGCGGCGGTGGACTTCTCGTCCCCGTACTACCTGGTGCGCCAGGCCGTGATCACCACCAAGGGCTCGAAGATCGCCGGTGCCAAGTCCCTCGCGGACCTGAAGACCGCGAAACTCGGCGCCCAGGTCGGGACCACCAGCTACCAGGCGCTCACCGAAGTGATCAAGCCGAGCGCCGACCCGTCGGTGTTCAACAACAACGACGACGCCAAGAAGGCCCTGGAGAACGGCACCGTCGACGGCATCGTGGTGGACCTGCCGACCGCGTTCTACATGACCGGTGCCGAACTGGACAACGGCGTGATCGTCGGCCAGCTGCCGCAGGTCGGCGTACCCGAGCAGTTCGGCATCGTGCTCGACAAGAACTCGCCGCTCACCGGCTGTGTCAGCAAGGCCGTCGACCAGCTCCGCAACGACGGCACCCTCGCCGTTCTGGAGAAGACGTGGCTCGCCGGCAGTGACGGAGCTCCCGAGCTCTCGTGA
- a CDS encoding phosphoribosyl-ATP diphosphatase, protein MKTFEELFAELQNKAADKTPGSGTVAALERGVHFIGKKVVEEAAESWMAAEHEGPERTAEEISQLLYQVQCLMIASGLELKDVYRHL, encoded by the coding sequence GTGAAGACGTTCGAAGAACTGTTTGCCGAGTTGCAGAACAAGGCGGCGGACAAGACACCCGGGTCGGGCACCGTCGCGGCGCTCGAGCGAGGAGTCCACTTCATCGGCAAGAAGGTCGTCGAAGAGGCGGCCGAGTCGTGGATGGCCGCCGAGCACGAGGGGCCGGAACGCACCGCCGAGGAGATCTCCCAGCTGCTCTACCAGGTTCAGTGCCTGATGATCGCCTCCGGACTGGAGCTGAAGGACGTTTACCGACATCTGTGA
- the hisG gene encoding ATP phosphoribosyltransferase gives MLRIAIPNKGTLSAPASQMLRDAGYRQRTDPKDLICRDEANNVEFFYLRPKDIATYVGSGDLDLGITGRDLLVDSGVPATELLDLNFGRATFRWAAPSGTLTGVDEIGGRRIATAYPGVVGRYLAEHELKADVVRLDGAVENAVRLGVADLIADVVETGATLRQAGLVTLGEPIMESSAILIGRDQEAVGGAAQLLRRLHGVLVARSFVMLAYDVRADLLDQATALTPGIESPTVSPLHREGWVAVQAMVQRSDVHRIMDELYDLGARAILVTAIANCRL, from the coding sequence ATGCTGCGCATCGCCATTCCCAACAAGGGCACCCTCTCGGCCCCCGCGTCACAGATGTTGCGGGACGCCGGGTACCGCCAGCGCACCGATCCCAAAGACCTGATTTGCCGTGACGAAGCCAACAACGTCGAGTTCTTCTACCTGCGGCCCAAGGACATCGCGACGTACGTGGGCTCGGGTGACCTGGATCTCGGCATCACCGGCCGGGACCTGCTGGTCGACTCCGGAGTCCCGGCCACCGAGCTGCTCGACCTGAACTTCGGCCGGGCCACGTTCCGCTGGGCCGCCCCGTCGGGGACGCTCACCGGCGTCGACGAGATCGGTGGCCGCCGGATCGCCACCGCCTACCCCGGGGTGGTCGGCCGCTACCTGGCCGAGCACGAGCTGAAGGCCGACGTGGTGCGTCTCGACGGTGCGGTCGAGAACGCGGTCCGGCTCGGGGTGGCCGATCTGATCGCCGACGTGGTGGAGACCGGTGCGACGCTGCGCCAGGCGGGTCTGGTCACCCTCGGTGAGCCGATCATGGAGTCCTCGGCGATCCTGATCGGGCGTGACCAGGAGGCCGTCGGCGGGGCCGCGCAACTGCTGCGGCGGCTGCACGGTGTGCTGGTGGCCCGCAGTTTCGTGATGCTGGCGTACGACGTCCGGGCCGACCTGCTCGACCAGGCCACCGCCCTGACCCCCGGTATCGAGTCGCCGACGGTGTCCCCGCTGCACCGGGAGGGCTGGGTGGCCGTCCAGGCGATGGTCCAGCGCAGTGACGTGCACCGGATCATGGACGAGCTGTACGACCTGGGCGCCCGCGCCATCCTGGTCACCGCCATCGCGAATTGCAGGCTCTGA
- a CDS encoding PH domain-containing protein, translated as MTGVLYRPKKIRWVAVPLAIALALFFTVISFGLTGSAGFENKNASFQRGDQFAMIGLGILLGLGVLTFCRPRVTADDDGVHVRNVIGGYDLPWNVVRAVRFDRNSAWAHLELENDDQVPIHALQAVDKDYAVDGVRTLRSLHSASQPPA; from the coding sequence ATGACTGGTGTGCTCTATCGCCCGAAGAAGATCCGCTGGGTGGCCGTGCCCCTGGCGATCGCGCTCGCGCTGTTCTTCACGGTGATCAGTTTCGGCCTCACCGGTTCGGCCGGGTTCGAGAACAAGAACGCCAGCTTCCAGCGCGGCGACCAGTTCGCCATGATCGGCCTGGGGATCCTGCTGGGCCTCGGCGTGCTCACGTTCTGCCGGCCACGGGTCACCGCCGACGACGACGGTGTGCACGTGCGCAACGTCATCGGCGGTTACGACCTGCCGTGGAACGTGGTGCGCGCGGTCCGTTTCGACCGGAACTCGGCGTGGGCGCACCTGGAGCTGGAGAACGACGACCAGGTACCGATCCACGCGCTGCAGGCGGTGGACAAGGACTATGCCGTTGATGGCGTACGAACGCTGCGGTCTTTGCATTCGGCCTCGCAACCACCTGCGTAG
- the infC gene encoding translation initiation factor IF-3, whose translation MNEQIRAREVRLVGPEGEQVGIVPLERALQLAADVDLDLVEVAPMARPPVCKLMDFGKFKYESALKAREARRNQQQTVIKEMKLRPKIDPHDYETKKGHVVRFLKAGDKVKVTIMFRGREQSRPELGFRLLRRLSEEISELGFVEASPKQDGRNMIMVLAPHRATKAAAVAAVAAGAKPAREPREGDVVEDDVVESEAEAAVSVPVPAETTAE comes from the coding sequence GTGAACGAACAGATCCGGGCTCGTGAGGTCCGCCTGGTCGGTCCGGAGGGTGAGCAGGTCGGCATCGTGCCGCTCGAGCGCGCTCTCCAGCTGGCCGCGGATGTCGATCTGGATCTGGTCGAGGTTGCTCCGATGGCGCGGCCGCCGGTGTGCAAGCTCATGGACTTCGGCAAGTTCAAGTACGAGAGCGCACTCAAGGCCCGCGAAGCGCGACGCAACCAGCAGCAGACCGTCATCAAGGAAATGAAGCTTCGGCCGAAGATCGACCCGCACGACTACGAGACCAAAAAGGGTCACGTGGTGCGGTTCCTCAAGGCGGGCGACAAGGTCAAGGTGACGATCATGTTCCGTGGTCGTGAGCAGAGCCGTCCCGAGCTGGGTTTCCGGCTCCTGCGCCGGCTCAGCGAGGAGATCTCGGAACTCGGCTTCGTCGAGGCCAGTCCGAAGCAGGACGGCCGAAACATGATCATGGTGCTGGCTCCGCACCGGGCCACCAAGGCCGCTGCCGTCGCCGCTGTCGCCGCCGGCGCCAAGCCCGCACGTGAGCCGCGCGAGGGCGACGTCGTCGAGGACGATGTCGTCGAGTCCGAAGCCGAGGCCGCGGTTTCGGTTCCGGTTCCGGCCGAGACCACCGCAGAGTAA
- the rpmI gene encoding 50S ribosomal protein L35, protein MPKMKSHTGMGKRVKVTGKGKILREQVGKRHYLEHKSSNVTRRMTGTVVVAKADTARVKKLLGR, encoded by the coding sequence GTGCCGAAGATGAAGAGCCACACCGGCATGGGTAAGCGGGTGAAGGTGACCGGCAAGGGCAAGATCCTGCGCGAGCAGGTCGGCAAGCGTCACTACCTGGAGCACAAGAGCTCCAACGTCACCCGCCGGATGACCGGCACGGTCGTTGTGGCCAAGGCCGACACCGCTCGTGTGAAGAAGCTTCTGGGCCGCTGA
- the rplT gene encoding 50S ribosomal protein L20 — protein MARVKRAVNAQKKRRTLLETASGYRGQRSRLYRKAKEQVLHSMQYSYRDRRDRKGDFRQLWITRINAAARANGMTYNRLIQGLKLAEVEVDRKILADLAVHDGVAFAAIVEVARAAVAAEGTGGAAAQAA, from the coding sequence ATGGCACGCGTCAAGCGGGCGGTAAACGCCCAGAAGAAGCGCCGCACACTGCTCGAGACCGCGAGCGGCTACCGCGGTCAGCGCTCCCGCCTGTACCGGAAGGCCAAGGAGCAGGTACTGCACTCGATGCAGTACTCGTACCGTGACCGTCGTGACCGCAAGGGCGACTTCCGTCAGCTCTGGATCACCCGTATCAACGCGGCGGCCCGGGCCAACGGCATGACCTACAACCGTCTCATCCAGGGTCTGAAGCTGGCTGAGGTCGAGGTCGACCGCAAGATCCTGGCCGACCTCGCGGTCCACGACGGGGTTGCCTTCGCCGCCATCGTCGAGGTCGCTCGCGCGGCCGTCGCGGCCGAGGGCACCGGCGGCGCCGCCGCGCAGGCTGCCTGA
- a CDS encoding TrmH family RNA methyltransferase, with translation MFTPRTPRIVAARRLQRRRDRDQAGRFLAEGPQAVREALAAGAVIELFGTPAALDRHADLAAQAPELSPVTDDALAALAETVHPQGLVAICEQGDVSIGEALAKNPRLVAVVAEIRDPGNAGTVLRTADAAGAGAVIFAGDAVDPYNGKCVRSSAGSLFHVDVVRSPLSVVDLLQDNGLQVLATSGTGEDDVDSLLDGGQLAARTAWLFGSEAHGLPSEVLKAADRRVRVPIYGGAESLNLAAAAAVCLYASARAQR, from the coding sequence ATGTTCACGCCCCGTACCCCCCGCATCGTCGCCGCCCGCCGCCTGCAACGCCGCCGGGACCGGGACCAGGCCGGGCGTTTCCTGGCTGAAGGACCGCAGGCCGTCCGTGAGGCGCTCGCCGCGGGCGCGGTGATCGAACTCTTCGGGACCCCGGCCGCCCTGGACCGGCACGCCGACCTGGCCGCCCAGGCTCCGGAGCTGTCGCCGGTCACCGACGACGCCCTCGCGGCGCTCGCCGAGACCGTGCACCCACAGGGCCTGGTGGCGATCTGTGAGCAGGGCGACGTCTCGATCGGTGAGGCCCTGGCGAAGAACCCGCGGCTGGTCGCGGTGGTCGCCGAGATCCGGGACCCCGGGAACGCCGGGACCGTGCTGCGCACGGCGGACGCGGCGGGGGCCGGGGCGGTCATCTTCGCCGGCGACGCCGTCGACCCCTACAACGGCAAGTGTGTACGGTCGTCAGCCGGCTCACTGTTCCACGTGGACGTGGTCCGTTCCCCGCTGAGCGTCGTCGACCTGTTGCAGGACAACGGGCTGCAGGTGCTCGCGACCAGTGGCACCGGCGAGGACGACGTGGACTCGCTGCTGGACGGCGGTCAGCTCGCCGCCCGTACCGCCTGGTTGTTCGGTTCGGAAGCCCACGGCCTGCCGTCCGAGGTGCTGAAAGCCGCCGACCGCCGGGTCCGCGTACCGATCTATGGCGGCGCGGAGAGCCTCAATCTGGCCGCGGCCGCCGCCGTCTGTTTATATGCTTCGGCCCGCGCGCAACGCTGA
- a CDS encoding phenylalanine--tRNA ligase subunit alpha gives MSYRNDPYDPKQAVLLAPESLEAAVAEAEKAFAAAADLDALQALKPAHLGDRSPVSLARREIGSLPPAAKSDAGKRVNIARQAVQAGYDARQAELEADRAARVLVEERVDVTLPWSRRPRGARHPLTTLMEHMGDIFIGMGYEIIDGPQLELEWANFDALNIGPDNPVRGASDTFFVDLPGLVMRTHTSPGQVRTMLDRQPPIYVVSPGRVYRTDELDATHSPVFHQIEGLVIDEGITMAHLRGTLDHFARALFGPDAKTRWRPHYFPFTEPSAEFDVWFAEHRDGPRWVEWGGCGMVNPRVLTAAGIDPAVYSGFAFGMGVERTLMFRNGVSDMRDMVEGDVRFTTNFGMES, from the coding sequence ATGTCCTACCGCAACGATCCGTACGATCCGAAGCAGGCCGTCCTGCTGGCCCCCGAGTCTCTCGAGGCCGCCGTCGCGGAGGCCGAGAAGGCGTTCGCCGCCGCCGCCGACCTCGACGCGCTCCAGGCTCTGAAGCCGGCCCACCTCGGTGACCGTTCCCCGGTGTCGCTCGCGCGCCGGGAGATCGGCTCGCTGCCGCCGGCCGCGAAATCCGACGCCGGCAAGCGTGTCAACATCGCCCGCCAGGCCGTGCAGGCCGGTTACGACGCCCGCCAGGCCGAACTCGAAGCCGACCGCGCCGCCCGGGTGTTGGTCGAGGAGCGGGTCGACGTCACCCTGCCGTGGTCCCGTCGTCCGCGTGGTGCCCGGCACCCGCTGACCACGCTGATGGAGCACATGGGCGACATCTTCATCGGCATGGGCTACGAGATCATCGACGGTCCCCAGCTCGAACTGGAGTGGGCCAACTTCGACGCGCTCAACATCGGCCCGGACAACCCGGTCCGCGGCGCCTCCGACACCTTCTTCGTCGACCTGCCCGGCCTGGTGATGCGCACCCACACGTCACCCGGTCAGGTGCGCACCATGCTGGACCGGCAGCCGCCGATCTACGTGGTCAGCCCCGGCCGCGTCTACCGGACCGACGAGCTGGACGCCACGCACAGCCCGGTGTTCCACCAGATCGAGGGCCTGGTCATCGACGAGGGCATCACCATGGCGCACCTGCGCGGCACTCTCGACCACTTCGCGCGGGCGCTGTTCGGCCCGGACGCGAAGACCCGCTGGCGCCCGCACTACTTCCCGTTCACCGAGCCGTCCGCCGAGTTCGACGTGTGGTTCGCCGAGCACCGCGACGGCCCGCGCTGGGTCGAGTGGGGTGGCTGCGGCATGGTCAACCCGCGGGTGCTCACCGCCGCCGGCATCGACCCGGCCGTCTACTCGGGATTCGCGTTCGGCATGGGTGTCGAGCGGACCCTGATGTTCCGCAACGGTGTCTCCGACATGCGCGACATGGTCGAGGGCGACGTGCGGTTCACCACGAACTTCGGAATGGAGTCCTGA
- the pheT gene encoding phenylalanine--tRNA ligase subunit beta, producing MKTSLSWLREYVELPAGITASELDTALTNLGMEVESIVDQAGTILGDLVVGRVLTIEELTGFKKPIRFTTVDVGRSTPQEIVCGARNFAEGDLVVVILPGGELPGGFKIGARKTYGRNSHGMICSARELGVSDDHEGIIVLPAAEGVTPGIDARPVVGLDEVLIEVEITPDRGYEMSVRGIARELSTYFNVGFVDVADLASAAGTEDVPHPVVIDDTVGCDRFAARVVRGVDPAAQSPEWMQRRLIQAGIRAISLPVDITNYLMLEFGQPMHVFDLDRLHGGLVVRRARSGEKLTTLDGVARVLDAEDMVICDETGPISLAAVMGGETSEWQEGTVNVLLEAAHWDPVMVGRTARRHKLFSEAAKRWERGVDPALPLAALQKAVDILVEHAGGTVDERVLDIDNVVAPVALTLPVDAPSRLIGLPYTGAQSADLLRKIGCEVTGDEVLSVVPPTWRPDLVAPIDLIEEVARLGGYNEIPSVLPPAGASRGLTPAQKRRRSIGRALAENGYVEVLSYPFVAPGTADALGLAPEDPRRSAVRLTNPLSEEEPLLRTTLLGPLLGTLKRNLGRGRRDVALFEAGTVFLPHLTSISPPALGVDRRPTNAEWAAANAIVPEQPWHLAVVLSGDIDPAGWWGAGRAATWADAIEAARVTLAAAGVTEDRIAVRAAERAPWHPGRCAAVLVDGEVVGHAGELHPAVLAALELPKRTSAAELDLDALPESPVVEAPKISTFPPALIDVALILDETVPSAEVQAALAEGAGPLLESVSLFDVYESEQLGEGKRSLAYKLTFRAADRTLTSEETITARDTAVALTASRFGATLRGA from the coding sequence ATGAAGACGTCACTGTCGTGGCTGCGCGAGTACGTCGAGCTGCCCGCGGGGATCACCGCTTCGGAGCTGGACACGGCGCTCACGAATCTCGGCATGGAGGTCGAGAGCATCGTCGACCAGGCCGGGACGATCCTCGGTGACCTGGTCGTCGGCCGGGTGCTGACGATCGAGGAGCTGACCGGTTTCAAGAAGCCGATCCGGTTCACCACCGTCGACGTGGGCCGGAGCACCCCGCAGGAGATCGTCTGTGGTGCGCGGAACTTCGCCGAGGGCGACCTCGTCGTGGTCATCCTGCCCGGTGGCGAACTGCCCGGCGGGTTCAAGATCGGTGCGCGCAAGACGTACGGGCGGAACTCGCACGGCATGATCTGCTCGGCCCGGGAGCTGGGAGTCTCCGACGACCACGAGGGCATCATCGTGCTGCCCGCTGCCGAGGGTGTGACGCCCGGTATCGACGCACGGCCGGTCGTGGGACTGGACGAGGTGCTGATCGAGGTCGAGATCACCCCGGACCGCGGGTACGAGATGAGTGTCCGTGGCATCGCACGGGAGCTGTCCACGTACTTCAACGTGGGTTTCGTCGATGTTGCCGACCTCGCGTCGGCCGCCGGAACGGAAGACGTCCCGCATCCGGTCGTGATCGACGACACCGTCGGCTGTGACCGGTTCGCGGCCCGGGTCGTCCGTGGTGTCGACCCGGCCGCGCAGTCTCCCGAGTGGATGCAGCGCCGCCTGATCCAGGCCGGCATCCGGGCCATCTCGCTGCCGGTGGACATCACCAACTACCTGATGCTCGAATTCGGTCAGCCGATGCACGTCTTCGACCTGGACCGGCTGCACGGCGGCCTGGTCGTCCGGCGGGCCCGGTCCGGCGAGAAGCTGACCACCCTGGACGGTGTCGCGCGGGTGCTCGACGCCGAGGACATGGTGATCTGCGACGAGACCGGCCCGATCTCGCTGGCCGCGGTGATGGGCGGCGAGACCAGTGAATGGCAGGAGGGCACCGTGAACGTGCTTCTCGAAGCCGCCCACTGGGACCCGGTCATGGTCGGCCGTACCGCCCGCCGGCACAAGCTGTTCAGCGAGGCCGCCAAGCGCTGGGAACGGGGCGTCGACCCGGCGCTGCCGCTCGCCGCGCTGCAGAAGGCCGTCGACATCCTGGTCGAGCACGCCGGCGGGACCGTCGACGAGCGGGTCCTGGACATCGACAACGTGGTGGCGCCGGTCGCCCTGACCTTGCCGGTTGACGCGCCGTCGCGTCTGATCGGCCTGCCCTACACCGGCGCCCAGTCGGCTGACCTGCTGCGCAAGATCGGCTGCGAGGTCACCGGGGACGAGGTGCTCAGTGTCGTGCCGCCGACCTGGCGTCCCGACCTGGTCGCCCCGATCGACCTGATCGAGGAGGTGGCGCGGCTCGGCGGTTACAACGAGATCCCGAGCGTGCTGCCGCCCGCCGGAGCCAGCCGTGGGCTCACCCCCGCGCAGAAGCGGCGCCGGTCGATCGGCCGGGCGCTCGCCGAGAACGGTTACGTCGAAGTCCTGTCGTACCCGTTCGTCGCACCCGGCACCGCCGACGCTCTCGGGCTCGCCCCCGAGGACCCCCGGCGCAGCGCCGTCCGCCTCACCAACCCGCTGTCCGAGGAGGAGCCGCTGCTGCGCACCACGCTGCTCGGCCCGCTGCTCGGCACCCTGAAGCGGAACCTGGGCCGGGGCCGCCGGGACGTGGCCCTGTTCGAGGCCGGCACGGTGTTCCTGCCGCACCTGACCTCGATCTCCCCGCCGGCCCTGGGCGTGGACCGCCGGCCCACGAATGCCGAATGGGCGGCCGCCAACGCGATCGTCCCCGAGCAGCCGTGGCACCTGGCCGTCGTCCTGTCCGGCGACATCGACCCGGCCGGCTGGTGGGGTGCGGGCCGGGCCGCGACGTGGGCGGACGCCATCGAGGCGGCGCGCGTCACGCTCGCCGCCGCGGGCGTCACCGAGGACCGGATCGCGGTACGCGCGGCCGAACGCGCGCCGTGGCACCCCGGACGGTGCGCTGCCGTGCTGGTCGACGGCGAGGTCGTCGGCCACGCCGGCGAACTGCACCCCGCCGTGCTGGCCGCCCTGGAGCTGCCGAAACGCACGTCGGCCGCGGAGCTCGACCTCGACGCCCTGCCGGAGTCCCCGGTGGTCGAGGCCCCGAAGATCTCCACGTTCCCGCCGGCCCTGATCGACGTCGCCCTGATCCTCGACGAGACGGTCCCGTCCGCCGAGGTCCAGGCGGCGCTGGCCGAGGGCGCCGGCCCGCTGCTGGAGTCGGTGTCGTTGTTCGACGTCTACGAGTCCGAGCAGCTGGGCGAGGGCAAGCGTTCCCTGGCGTACAAGCTGACGTTCCGGGCCGCCGATCGCACCCTCACCTCCGAGGAGACGATCACCGCTCGCGACACCGCGGTGGCCCTGACCGCGTCCCGTTTCGGAGCGACCCTCCGCGGCGCGTAA
- a CDS encoding TetR/AcrR family transcriptional regulator, whose amino-acid sequence MTTRRSDTTRAAILAAARERFATDGFERATIRAIAADARIDPSMVMRYYGNKEALFAAAADFDLRLPELGDTPAGQIGDTLARHFLHRWEGDETLLALLRAAVTKQAAADRVRTVFATQIGPVAARLAPAPDQAPTRAGLVATQMLGFALCRYVLRLPPVVDLTPDEAAGWLGPTIQRYLTAD is encoded by the coding sequence ATGACGACCCGCCGCTCCGACACCACCCGGGCCGCCATCCTGGCCGCCGCCCGCGAGCGCTTCGCGACCGACGGCTTCGAGCGCGCCACCATCCGCGCCATCGCCGCCGACGCCCGCATCGACCCGTCGATGGTGATGCGTTACTACGGCAACAAGGAGGCCCTGTTCGCTGCGGCCGCCGACTTCGACCTGCGCCTGCCCGAGCTCGGCGACACCCCGGCCGGCCAGATCGGCGACACCCTGGCCCGGCACTTCCTGCACCGCTGGGAGGGTGACGAGACCCTGCTGGCGCTGCTGCGGGCGGCGGTCACCAAACAGGCCGCGGCCGACCGGGTCCGCACCGTCTTCGCCACCCAGATCGGCCCGGTCGCCGCCCGCCTGGCCCCCGCCCCGGACCAGGCCCCCACCCGGGCCGGACTGGTCGCGACCCAGATGCTGGGTTTCGCCCTGTGCCGTTACGTGCTGCGGCTCCCTCCGGTGGTGGACCTGACCCCCGACGAGGCGGCCGGCTGGCTGGGCCCGACGATCCAGCGCTACCTGACCGCCGACTGA